The Astyanax mexicanus isolate ESR-SI-001 chromosome 12, AstMex3_surface, whole genome shotgun sequence genome window below encodes:
- the LOC111192730 gene encoding uncharacterized protein LOC111192730 isoform X1: MEAAPAHRLDSTEPDIPGPVAQCEEAPAPDLTTTSHPEPSSQGDTALSPTTNTQCRSLKRPVTNFRTSVVCRFRSPRRVLVQVEEADPSHRLDLQDTKPELEPVPAAQDEDDLENDVEVLELEHHRPGETAPNRKGHPWRYGRGGGSRLSAIRKRPLMCMCVRMYVCLHTYVRVYVYMCFCMYMHVFMCVSVYMYVHKCVWYVCVF; encoded by the exons ATGGAGGCAGCCCCTGCTCACAGGCTGGACTCTACCGAGCCTGATATCCCAGGTCCagttgcacag TGCGAAGAAGCTCCAGCTCCAGACCTCACCACCACCTCTCATCCGGAGCCATCCAGCCAGGGAGACACTGCACTGTCACCCACCACTAATACACAGTGCAGATCCCTGAAACGCCCTGTCACCAACTTTCGGACCTCCGTTGTGTGTCGTTTCAGGTCTCCTCGCCGAGTCCTGGTGCAGGTAGAAGAGGCAGATCCCTCTCACCGGCTGGACCTTCAGGACACAAAGCCTGAATTGGAGCCAGTGCCagctgcacag GACGAGGACGACCTGGAGAACGACGTGGAGGTCCTGGAGTTGGAGCATCACAGGCCAGGAGAGACAGCTCCAAACAGAAAG GGTCACCCATGGCGGTACGGTCGAGGGGGAGGTTCCAGACTAAGTGCGATCCGAAAAAGACCTcttatgtgcatgtgtgtacgtatgtatgtgtgtttgcatacgtatgtgcgtgtgtatgtgtacatgtgtttttgtatgtatatgcatgtatttatgtgtgtttctgtgtatatgtatgtgcacAAATGTGTttggtatgtatgtgtgttttaa
- the LOC111192730 gene encoding uncharacterized protein LOC111192730 isoform X2, translating to MEAAPAHRLDSTEPDIPGPVAQCEEAPAPDLTTTSHPEPSSQGDTALSPTTNTQCRSLKRPVTNFRTSVVCRFRSPRRVLVQVEEADPSHRLDLQDTKPELEPVPAAQDEDDLENDVEVLELEHHRPGETAPNRKRGWLQHLLSCFRWKARKS from the exons ATGGAGGCAGCCCCTGCTCACAGGCTGGACTCTACCGAGCCTGATATCCCAGGTCCagttgcacag TGCGAAGAAGCTCCAGCTCCAGACCTCACCACCACCTCTCATCCGGAGCCATCCAGCCAGGGAGACACTGCACTGTCACCCACCACTAATACACAGTGCAGATCCCTGAAACGCCCTGTCACCAACTTTCGGACCTCCGTTGTGTGTCGTTTCAGGTCTCCTCGCCGAGTCCTGGTGCAGGTAGAAGAGGCAGATCCCTCTCACCGGCTGGACCTTCAGGACACAAAGCCTGAATTGGAGCCAGTGCCagctgcacag GACGAGGACGACCTGGAGAACGACGTGGAGGTCCTGGAGTTGGAGCATCACAGGCCAGGAGAGACAGCTCCAAACAGAAAG AGAGGATGGCTACAGCACCTGCTCAGCTGCTTCAGGTGGAAAGCAAGAAAGAGCTGA